Genomic segment of Deltaproteobacteria bacterium:
TGATGACCGTCGACCGCCAGATGGGGATCTGCGCATCCCACTTGCCGTTGGGCGGAGTCCAGGCGCCGTTCTGGTCATAGTCGAAGAAGGGCTCGCCACCCGGAATAGCCGGATCGACCCCGGGACCGTCGTACATTCCGTTGCCGTTTTCGTCGAGGAACGGCTCGCCCAGGTCGCAGCTCGCCAGATCCTCTTCGCCCGGATCAAAGTGCCCGTTGCGGTTGACGTCGTTGTAGCACTCCTCACCTATCGTGAAGGCCACAAGTGCCGCTTGGCCGTCGCGCGGGTTCACCGTGCGTGACACCGGTGTCGGCGATGCGATGCCATTGCTGTCCTGGTGGCAGGCGTCGATGAAGGCATTCGGGTCGGTCGACGGAACATAGAGCTGGTACTCGCCTGCGTTCGGACTGACATCGACCGGCAGGGGGCACTGAGACAGAAATGAGACCGTTACCGCGCCGCCGTGCAGCGGGTCTGGGCTCAGAACGGCGCTGACCGGGACGATTCCCGCCTCAGAGAAGAATTGGACGGAGGTGACTGGCACGAAGTCGCCGTTCGCGTCGGCCCCATAGACCGTGCAAGTCAGCTGCAATCCGAACTGCTGGAACCCGCCGATGCTGAATGCGTCGCAGGTGAGGTCAAGGTTCCTGAAATCCACCGCGGGGCCGCTGGTCCCCGAGCTGGCCCCTGTCGTGCCGCCCGTCGATCCGGTTCCGGTGGTGCCTGAACCCGCTGTTCCCGGTCCGGAGCTCGTCGACGCAGTGCCGCTCATGCTGGAAACGCCGCCCGTCGAGCCCTGGGTGCCGCCAGAGCCACTTCCCGAGGTCGCGTTCGTCGTCACGCCGCTCGAAGATGTGGTTCCGGAGCTGCTTCCCGACGTCTCGGACGAGCTGGTGAGACAGCCCGCCTGAAGAACGAGCATCGCCAGAACTGAAAACCCTCGCCGCCAATCCATCTCGGACCTCTTCCGGCGTTTCTTCGCACCGGAAACTCCGGCCGACGGCCTCAGCATGCCCGTCGGTCGGGTTTTCGTCCCCGGAAACCCGGGTTCACGCCTTCGCCGGGGTCACCGGAGTGGGATTCGCGACACCCGAAACCACGCCCGCAGCACCCGCCGACGTCGAACCGGAGGTTTTCGAGCCCGCAGAACCCCCGTTGGCTGCCCCGCCGCCCTTCCCCTTGGCCTTTCCGCCCGACTTGGGCGGCCGTCCGCCCTTGTTCACGGTCGCGGGATCGTGCGTGGTGAGCACCACCCGCACCGGGGGACGCTGCGTGGGCCGATTGGCATGGATCACGTCGTACGTGATCCCCTGGTTGCGCAGCAGGATGCCCAGGATGTCGTAGCCCTCGTCGAGGATCGCCCACATCTCGGTGAGCACCTTCGAGATCTCCGGATCCAACCCGGCGTGCCCGCCCTTCGCCACCCGGTCCTGGCCGGTCTTGAAGGTTTCGATCTCCCGCTTGAGGCGCTTGGCCGTGGCGAGCACCGCGTCATCCTCGCTCTCGAGGCCGAGCTCGAGCAGCGCCTGGGCCACGGCGAGCGTGCCGGTGTGTTCCTTGTGGAGCTGGGCGAGGCTCTTCGGGTCCACCTCGGCCACGAGGAGCGCCTCCAGGGCCGTGCTCGTCTTCTTCACCGTCTTCTGCATGCTCGTGAGGTCCACGGGCGCCGCGGGATGGCGGACCTGGTTCACCTCGGCGCTCTCCTGGTCGCGAATCAGCCCTGAGACGTGCTTCTTGTGGAGCTCGATGCCGCGGTTCAGCCGCTTGATGGCGTACTTGGCCAGCTCCAGGTCGATGAAGGCCTCGATGGCGCCCTCGACCTCCACGAAGTTGCTCAACGGCGGCGCGTTCAGCAGCACCGTCTGCCCGATCTGCACCACGTTCTTCGGCTTGTTCGTCATGGACACACCCCCGGTTGAAGGAGGTGGATGCTAGTCGAGGGAGCTCCTCACTCGTCCACAAGCCCGCCAATCAATTGTTCGTCAGATAACCCGTAAATCGGCTTCAACCCGGGCGTCCACCCCGATGGGGCACCTCGAGAACGCGCCGGATGGTCAAGCGAGCAGTCCGAGCTGGACCGCTTCGCCCTCCGACGCGCCCTTTCGGCCGGCTCGAGGCCCTCACCAAGCTGCCCAAGGTCTATTGCTTGGTGAAATTCTGGATCCGATTCGGATGATTCGGATCAATCCAGCTCACGGTGGTCGACGTGGCGGTGTACTGGATGGTGAGCGTCGCGTTCGTCCCGCACGCATTGGCGTCGATGGTGAACGCCGGGCTGGTTACGGTCAGCGCGCCGGCCACCGCCTGCATGTTGGTGCCGTCGGTCGCGGCCATGCGCCAGGTGCCGTGGGCCTGGTCGAAGACCACCACGCGCTGGGTCGAGTTCTCGATGCTCTGGCCGTTGTAGTCGTCCTCGCTGGTCTCGAAGTAGGTGCCATCGGTGATGGGGCCGCCGGTGGCCGCCGGCGGATTGCCCGTCGGCGAGTTGCGCACGATGGTCGGCGCGCCCGCGAGGCTGGGTGCCGAGCAGTCGATGCCGCCGGTGGAGCCCGAGCTGCCGGTGGAGCCGGTGGAGCTGCCCGAAGAACCCGTCGAAGAGCCGCTGGAAGCGCTCCCGGTGCTGCTCGTGGTCGTCGTCGAAGTCCCGCTGCTCCCGCTGGAGCTCGAGGAGGAGCTCGATCCGCTGCAACCCGCCGCGAAGACAGCCACCGCTCCCACGATGATCACGTTCTTCAAGCAATCCTCCGTCCCAGGAGTTGAGACCATAGCAAGATTCCCGCTGCGCCGAACAGGGAAACTGAAGGATTCCATCTCAACTGTCGTGCGGCAGGGTTTCTGGCGGGCATCTGCGCCACCCGGCCGGGGCCGATGCGCACGGATGTCCCGCGGATCGGTCAAAGCGCGCTTGCGATTTCCCAGACCACCGCCTCCTTCAAGATCGTCCCGCTGAGATCGCCGTCGGCCGCGGCCATGAAGCTCGCCACGCGCTCCAGCCCGCGCGAATCCAGCCAGCCGCGGTTCGGATCGCCAAGCAGCACCTCGACCCCGCGCGCGGCTTCGCTCCGCAACCAGGTCATCACGCTGGTCGCGAGCTCCTGGCCGTAGAGCACGTCGCCGGCGAGGATGAAGTCCCAGTCGCCGCGCTGGCCGATGAGGTCGTCGGTCGTGGTCGCGAGCGCGAGGTGGTGACGCTCGGCGTTCAGCCGCGCCGCCTCCGCCGCGAACGGATCGATGTCGGCCGCGAGCACGGACGTCGCGCCGGCCTGCAGTGCCGCGAGCCCTTCGATCGCGCAGCCCGAACCAAAATCGAGCACGCGCTTTCCGCGCACGCGCGCAGGTTCATCGAGCACGAGCCGGGCGAGCGCCTGACCACCCGGCCAGGCGAAGCCCCAATAGGGCAAGGGCAGCCCAAGCTGGGCCGCATCCGCCTCGGTCGCGAGCCAGAGCGGACACGACTCGGTGATGAGGTGCAGCGGCAGCTCCGGCACGAGCGGCGCCGCGGCCACCACGGTGTTCGCCAAGACCAGCGCTCGGGGATCGAGGGCCATTTGCGCCGCACTCTACGCGTGACGCAGGCGCTGCGTGCGGCACCCCATCGACGCATCCCGTGCGCCGCTCCACGGGCTGACGCAACAGAGGCGCTCGACCTGCCGCGCCCTTGAGAATGCTGGGGGTTGCGCATGTTTGGCCGCATTGATCTTGCGGCCCATCGCAAGAAGGTTTCATGCGTTTGGACGGCTCGACGCACCCTGGTTCGCCCATTGCACATGAGCGTCTTCGAACGTCAGCTCGCACCGAGGTAAACCATGAACCCCAACGCGTCTCGCACCCGCAGCTTCCACAAGCTGGCCATCCAGCTCGCCGCCTTCGCCGCACTCCTCTCCGCGGCGCCCCGCGCGAACGCCGAAGGCGACGCCGCCGCCGGCAAGGCGGTCTACGTCCAGACCTGCCTGATGTGCCACGGCCCCAGCGGCAAGGGCGACGGGCCCGCAGCCACCGCCCTCAACCCCAAGCCGATGAACTTCAACGACGCCACCAAGATGGCCAAGGTCACCACCGAGATGCGCGTGAAGGCCGTGACCCAGGGCGGCGCGGCGGTGGGCGCCTCGCCGATGATGCCGCCGTTCGGTTCGGCGCTCAGCCCCAAGCAGATCCAGGACGTGGTCGCGTACATCGGCAAGGAGTTCGCGCCGGTCACCACCGCGGCCAAGTAGCGCCTCACCTCACCCTCACCTCTTCGACTGGCGCCCGTCGCGGCGCTCTGGAGACCGTCATGTCTGTCGCTCGTACCTCGCTGGGACTCCTCACGGTGGCTTCATGGCTCGCGCTCGCGCCGCGCGCCGAGGCGGTGCCGAGCTTCGCCCGGCAAACCGGCTTCTCGTGCGCGCAGTGCCACACCCAGTTCCCCGAGCTGACGGCGTTCGGGCGCGCCTTCAAGGCCTCGGGCTACACGATGACGATGGCCAAGACCGTGAGCGACAAGCGGGATGAGCGCACGGTGCTCGAGTTCCTGGAGGCCGCGCCGGTTTCGGCGATGGTGCAGGCCTCGACGACGACCATCGCCCAGCAGGAGCCGGGTGCCGCCGGGCCGACCTACAAGACCGACGCGGTCCTGCCGCAGCAGCTGAGCGTTTTCTACGCGGGAAAGCTCGCGCCTGAGGTGGGCGCTTTCATCCAGCTCACCTACGACGGCGTCGAAGACCACTTCGGCATGGACAACACCGACATCCGCTGGGCCCACACCACGACGGTGGGCGACAAGGGCCTCGTCTATGGCCTCTCGCTGAACAACAACCCCACCGTCACCGACCTGTACCACGGCGTCCCGGCGTGGAGTTGGCCGTTCGCCGCCTCGGGCGTCGCGCCCACGCCGACCGCGGCCCCGCTCATCGCCGGCGGGCTGGCGCAGAGCGTGGCGGGCCTCAACGGCTACGCGCAGTGGAACGGGATGGTCTACCTCGAGGGCGGCGTGTACCGCTCGGCGCCGCTCGGCGTGGCGCGGCCGCTGGGCATCGACACGAGCGCGACCGGCGTCATCTCGGGCGTGGCCCCGTACTGGCGGCTCGCGGTGGAGAAGGACTTCGACCAGAGCTCGATCGAGGTGGGCACCTACGGCCTCGAGGCCCGGCTCTTCCCTGGCGGTGAGCTGCCCCTCGCCGGGCCCACCGATGGCTACGTCGACATCGCCTTCGACGCGCAGTACCAGTACGTCGGCCCTGACCACATCTTCACGGCCAACGCGTACTTCATCCACGAGTCGCAGAACCTGCTCGCGACGGCCGCCACCGGCGGCTCCGAGAACGTGAACGACTCGCTCAACGCGCTCAACGTCTCGGCGGGCTACATCTACCACCGGCTCATTGGCGTCCGGGCGGGCTACCAGTCGGTGCTGGGCACCAACGACGTGGGCCTCTACGCGCCCGCGCCCGTGAGCGGCAGCAACAACGGCGCGCCCAACAGCACCGACTTCATCGGCGAGCTCGACTTCACGCCCTGGCTGAACACGAAGTTCAGCCTCCAGTACACGACCTACTTCTCCTTCAACGGCGCGAGCACGAACTACGACGGCTCCGGCCGCGACGCCTCCGCCAACAACACGCTCTACGCGCTGGCCTGGATCGCCTTCTAGCCAGGAACCAGGAACCAGGAACCAGGAACTCGATCATCAGAAACAACTCGGCCCGGGTCTCGAGGCATCACCGCCTCGAAGTCCGGGCCGTCCCGCTTTTCTACTCCCCGACCGCCCTCGTGCCCTGCTGAGCGAGCCGCGATGCCGGCGGCCGGGTGGTCGACGTGCCGCCATCGCTCCCGCGAAGGTCGACCTGTCGTTGCCGCGCCGGAATCCCGTCCGGTGCGAGCGAGAGAATGGTCACCCGCGCGTGTGACGGGAGCGTGGCGTGCGCAGGCCGGTTGCGTGAACTCTTCGGGCATTCGATGCTCGCGGGCATGCGAACCCTCGTCCTCCTGGCGCTGGCGCTCACGGGCTGCGCGACCATGGGTAGCAGCAACCGCTCGAACCTGGTCGGCCCGCCCAAGGTCGATCGGTGCGCGATGCAGCCGGCGAACGCGAAGAAGTCGTGCGCGGAGGCCATGGACGTGGCGCTGCGGCAGGTGAAGAAGCTGATGGTCGACGACCAGGTCTGCATCGACGGTGAGCACGAGCTCGCCGACGACTCGCGCGCGTGTCAGGTGCGCGCGTTCGTGGAGGGCGCGGCGCCGAACGCGGTGCAGCTCGAGATCCGCAGCGCGCCGCCGGACTCCAAGTACGTCATCGACTCGAGCTGGTGGTACGACGAGCGCGCGCTCGCCGAGGTGCAGCTCCGCGCCCTCGGCTACACGCTCCCCGACGACGCCAAGCCCTGAGCCGCGCGCGTCCGCTCGCGCAGCCACATGGGGATGAGCGCGACCGCGGCCAAGGCTGAGAGCACGAGAAAGATCGTGAAGAGCGCGTCCCAGCCGTAGCGCCGCGAGACCCACGCCGTCAGCGCGCCCTGCAGCACCGCGCCCACCGAGCCCAGGCCGTTGATGAAGCCGGCCGCCGTCGACGCCGCCTCGGCGCCGCCCAGGTCCTGCGCCGCGGCCGCCGAGATGATCGAGTCCGGGCCGAAGAGGCACGCGCCCACCAGCGCCAGGGCCAGAAAATTGGGCCAAGCGCCGAGGTGACCCACCTTCACGTAGATCCCGAAGGCAAAAGCGAGCGCCACGCAGCCGCCGATGCCCGCGCCGGCACGTTTTCCGCGCAATAAGCCGTCGGAGAGGAAGCCCACCGACACCGCACCCACCGTTCCGCCGAGCTCGAAAGCCAGGCTCTGCCACGACGCGTGCTCCTGGCCATAGTGCAGCGCCCGCTCCAGGTAGAACGGCAGCCAGAAGAGCAAGCTGTAACGAATCAGCTTCAAGCAGAAGTAGCCCAGCCCGAGCGACCAGAGCGCGGGCATCATCAAGAGCTCGCGCTGCACGGCCGATCGCCTGGCCGGCGCCGGTGCGTCGCGCTCGGGCAGGAACAGCAGCACCGCTGCGCCCACCGCGGCCACGGCGATCGCCGGGATCCAGAACGCGCTCCGCCAACCGTTCACGCGCACCAGCCAACCCGCAAGCCCACCGGCGAGCACGCCGCCCACCTGGTAGCAGGTGCTCCACAGGCCCATCACGCGGCCGCGCTCGGCCGGCTCGAGCCACGGCGTGAGCGCCTTCACGTTGCCCGGCCAGCCCGACGCCTGGAAGAAGCCGTTGAGCGCGAAGAGCACTGCGATGAACCAGAAGCCGGGCGCGCCAGCGCAGGCCGCGCAGAGCGTCGCGGCGGTGATCATCCCCACCCCGACGAGTCGCCGCGGGCCGAGCCAATCGCCCAGGAAGCCCATGGTGAACTGGCCGATGGCGTAGGCCGCGAGGTAGCCGGTGTCGATGAGGCCGAGCGCGTCGGTGCCGAGATGGAAGACGTCCTGGAGCGCGGTCTTGCTCACGCTCACGTTCTTCCGGCACAGGTAGTAGCTCGCGTACGAGAGCCAGGTCAGGAGCAGCACCCGCGCGCGCGGCGAGAGCTTCATCTGTCCAAGGCCCGCTCGAGCTGCCGGGTGAGCGTCTTCAGCACGTGCACGCGCGCGAACTGCTTGTCCGTCGCGGGGACGAGCGTCCAGGGTGCGATCTCCGTCGACGTGCGATCCACCATCTCCGCCGCGGCCTCCTGGTACGCCTCCCACTTGCGCCGGTTGCGCCAGTCGTCGGGCGTGATCTTGTAGCGCTTGTAGCTGATGGCCTCGCGCTCCTTGAAGCGCTCGAGCTGCACGTCCGGCGAGATCTGCAGCCAGAACTTGCTCACCACCGTGCCGTGGTCGTTGAGCTGGGCCTCGAAGTCGTTGATCTCGCCGTACGCGCGCGACCACGCCTCGGTCGAGGCGTAGCCCTCCACGCGCTCCACCAGCACCCGGCCGTACCAGCTGCGATCGAAGAGCGTCACGTGGCCCACGCGCGGCAAGCGCCGCCAGAAGCGCCAGAGGTACGGCTGCGCGCGCTCTTCTTCGGTCGGCGCGGCCACCGGAACCACGCGGTACCAGCGCGCGTCGAGCGCCGAGATCACGCGCTCGATGGCGCCGCCCTTCCCCGCCGCGTCCACGCCTTCGAACGCGACCACCAGCGCGCGATCCTGGAAGCGCTTGTCGCGCACCAGCCGATTGAGCTTGCCCTGGTACTTCTCGAGCAGCTCCGGGTAGCGCTTGCTGTCGAGCTCCTTGTCGAGGTCGAGGGCGCTGAGCGCATTCACGCCATCCACCGCGGTGGACGTGCGCGGCTGCCGCTTGGACTTGGGCTTGGGGCGATCACCCTTCAGCCGCCGGCGCATGGCCTCGAGCAGCTCGCGGCCCACGGTGAGGTTGCGGTAGCGCTCGTCCGCGCCGTCGATGACGATCCACGGCGCCTCGCCCGTCGACGTCCGACGCAGCGTCTCCTCGCTCACCTCGCGGTAGCGGTCGTAGTGCGCGTGCTTCTGCCAGTCCACCTTCGTCACGCGCCAGCGGGTGAGCTTGTCGTCCTGCAGCGCCTCGAAGCGCTTGCGCTGCGCCTTCTTCGAGAGGTGCAGCCAGAACTTGAGCAGCAGCGCCCCGTCGGCCGTGAGCAGCCGCTCGAAGCGCTCGATGCGCTCCAGCTCCTCCACGTAGTCCCTGCGGGGCTTGTTCTTGTGCACGCGATCTTCGATGGGACGCGTGTACCAGCTGCCGAAGAAGATGCCCGTCTCTCCCTTGGGCGGCAGGTTGCGCCAGAAGCGCCAGAAGTGCGGCCGCTCGCGCTCTTCATCCGTCGGCGCGTCGAGGGCCACCACGCGCACGTGGTGCGGATCCATCCAGGTGTGCAGCAGGTTCACCAGCTCGCCCTTGCCCGCGCCCTCCACGCCGCCCACGACCACGATCACCGGGAAGCGCGCGTGCTGGAGCACGTCGAACTGCGCGTCGAGGAGCGCCGAGCGCAGCCTGGGCGCCTCCTTCTCGTATCGGGATTTCTTGACCTGATGATCGAGCTCTGCCGATTCGAACATGTGTTGTCCCTCGCCGGAGGACCGTACCAAGAAACTTTGTTTCACGAATCGCTGCACACGTGCGGGCCATGTCGCGTTGAGGGAGCGAACCCGCTCGGCGATGCCGGGCCAACAAAGGGAAACACAATGGGCTTTTTGATGCTGGCCATCGCCGTTATCGCCGTGATCTACGCCTTCGTGATGAAGAGCAAGGGCAACCGCATCCTGGCGGCGCCGTTCCACAAGACGGGCGAGGCCAAGGTCTCCAACGCGGATCCGAAGGGCATGATCAGCGTGGAGGGCAAGGTGCACGCCGAGCAGCCGCTGCTCTCGCCCTGCACCGGCACGGCCTGCCTCGCCTACGAGGTGGAGATCTTCCGCGA
This window contains:
- a CDS encoding methyltransferase; its protein translation is MALDPRALVLANTVVAAAPLVPELPLHLITESCPLWLATEADAAQLGLPLPYWGFAWPGGQALARLVLDEPARVRGKRVLDFGSGCAIEGLAALQAGATSVLAADIDPFAAEAARLNAERHHLALATTTDDLIGQRGDWDFILAGDVLYGQELATSVMTWLRSEAARGVEVLLGDPNRGWLDSRGLERVASFMAAADGDLSGTILKEAVVWEIASAL
- a CDS encoding MFS transporter — its product is MKLSPRARVLLLTWLSYASYYLCRKNVSVSKTALQDVFHLGTDALGLIDTGYLAAYAIGQFTMGFLGDWLGPRRLVGVGMITAATLCAACAGAPGFWFIAVLFALNGFFQASGWPGNVKALTPWLEPAERGRVMGLWSTCYQVGGVLAGGLAGWLVRVNGWRSAFWIPAIAVAAVGAAVLLFLPERDAPAPARRSAVQRELLMMPALWSLGLGYFCLKLIRYSLLFWLPFYLERALHYGQEHASWQSLAFELGGTVGAVSVGFLSDGLLRGKRAGAGIGGCVALAFAFGIYVKVGHLGAWPNFLALALVGACLFGPDSIISAAAAQDLGGAEAASTAAGFINGLGSVGAVLQGALTAWVSRRYGWDALFTIFLVLSALAAVALIPMWLRERTRAAQGLASSGSV
- a CDS encoding cytochrome C codes for the protein MSVARTSLGLLTVASWLALAPRAEAVPSFARQTGFSCAQCHTQFPELTAFGRAFKASGYTMTMAKTVSDKRDERTVLEFLEAAPVSAMVQASTTTIAQQEPGAAGPTYKTDAVLPQQLSVFYAGKLAPEVGAFIQLTYDGVEDHFGMDNTDIRWAHTTTVGDKGLVYGLSLNNNPTVTDLYHGVPAWSWPFAASGVAPTPTAAPLIAGGLAQSVAGLNGYAQWNGMVYLEGGVYRSAPLGVARPLGIDTSATGVISGVAPYWRLAVEKDFDQSSIEVGTYGLEARLFPGGELPLAGPTDGYVDIAFDAQYQYVGPDHIFTANAYFIHESQNLLATAATGGSENVNDSLNALNVSAGYIYHRLIGVRAGYQSVLGTNDVGLYAPAPVSGSNNGAPNSTDFIGELDFTPWLNTKFSLQYTTYFSFNGASTNYDGSGRDASANNTLYALAWIAF
- the pap gene encoding polyphosphate:AMP phosphotransferase translates to MFESAELDHQVKKSRYEKEAPRLRSALLDAQFDVLQHARFPVIVVVGGVEGAGKGELVNLLHTWMDPHHVRVVALDAPTDEERERPHFWRFWRNLPPKGETGIFFGSWYTRPIEDRVHKNKPRRDYVEELERIERFERLLTADGALLLKFWLHLSKKAQRKRFEALQDDKLTRWRVTKVDWQKHAHYDRYREVSEETLRRTSTGEAPWIVIDGADERYRNLTVGRELLEAMRRRLKGDRPKPKSKRQPRTSTAVDGVNALSALDLDKELDSKRYPELLEKYQGKLNRLVRDKRFQDRALVVAFEGVDAAGKGGAIERVISALDARWYRVVPVAAPTEEERAQPYLWRFWRRLPRVGHVTLFDRSWYGRVLVERVEGYASTEAWSRAYGEINDFEAQLNDHGTVVSKFWLQISPDVQLERFKEREAISYKRYKITPDDWRNRRKWEAYQEAAAEMVDRTSTEIAPWTLVPATDKQFARVHVLKTLTRQLERALDR
- a CDS encoding cytochrome c, whose translation is MNPNASRTRSFHKLAIQLAAFAALLSAAPRANAEGDAAAGKAVYVQTCLMCHGPSGKGDGPAATALNPKPMNFNDATKMAKVTTEMRVKAVTQGGAAVGASPMMPPFGSALSPKQIQDVVAYIGKEFAPVTTAAK